The following proteins come from a genomic window of Bactrocera tryoni isolate S06 chromosome 1, CSIRO_BtryS06_freeze2, whole genome shotgun sequence:
- the LOC120782558 gene encoding ubiquitin-like domain-containing CTD phosphatase 1, which translates to MATEPEPSTSKKVSEILQASIIVKWGGKEYPITDLTDQDTVAVLRHEIFKLTQVRPERQKLINLKYKENKVAPDDTKICDLELKPNFKLMMVGSTEAAIEIACQLPDDIAEVIDDFDVAEEEDLVEKSPVYLAKVQRRVREYKITELNPPREGKRLLVLDIDYTLFDHRSPAENASELMRPYLHEFLESSYENYDIVIWSATGMRWIEEKMKLLGVSNNPNYKIMFYLDSTAMISVYTIERGVVDVKPLGLIWGQYPQYSAKNTIMFDDIQRNFLMNPRSGLRVRPFRQAHISRHTDKELVKLSKYLRDIANDCDDFTKLNHRKWQHYDHRRHR; encoded by the exons ATGGCAACCGAGCCAGAACCGTCAACTTCCAAAAAAGTTAGTGAAATACTCCAAGCTTCGATCATTGTAAAATGGGGTGGCAAAGAATATCCAATTACAGATTTAACCGATCAGGATACTGTGGCTGTGCTGCGCCATGAAATCTTCAAACTCACACAGGTGAGACCGGAGCggcaaaaattgataaatctCAAGTATAAAG AAAACAAAGTGGCGCCTGATGATACTAAAATTTGTGACTTGGAGTTGAAACCCAACTTCAAATTAATGATGGTAGGCTCGACTGAGGCAGCTATAGAGATTGCATGTCAACTGCCTGATGATATTGCCGAGGTGATAGATGATTTTGATGTAGCCGAAGAAGAGGACTTGGTAGAGAAATCGCCCGTTTACTTGGCGAAAGTACAACGACGCGTTAGAGAATATAAAATAACTGAGCTTAACCCGCCAAGGGAAGGGAAGCGTTTGCTTGTACTTGATATTGATTACACCTTATTCGATCATCGATCTCCCGCCGAAAATGCTTCGGAGCTAATGCGACCATATTTACATGAATTTTTGGAATCTAGTTACGAAAATTATGATATTGTTATATGGTCGGCAACTGGTATGCGTTGGATTGAGGAAAAAATGAAATTGCTAGGTGTAAGCAACAATCCTAATTACAAAATAATGTTCTACTTGGACTCTACTGCCATGATTTCAGTATATACGATTGAACGTGGTGTCGTAGATGTGAAACCGCTCGGTTTAATTTGGGGGCAATATCCGCAATATAGTGCCAAAAATACCATCATGTTCGATGATATACAACGTAACTTTCTAATGAATCCTCGTTCAGGTTTACGTGTACGACCCTTCCGCCAGGCACACATAAGTCGACATACTGACAAAGAACTTGTCAAGCTTTCGAAGTACCTGCGCGATATTGCAAATGATTGCGACGACTTTACTAAACTAAATCATCGCAAATGGCAGCATTACGATCATCGTAGACACCGATAA